A part of Caretta caretta isolate rCarCar2 chromosome 1, rCarCar1.hap1, whole genome shotgun sequence genomic DNA contains:
- the SYNGR1 gene encoding synaptogyrin-1 isoform X2, whose translation MEGGAYGAGKAGGAFDPQTFFRQPHTVLRVLSWVFSIVVFGSIVNEGYLNRPDEMEEHCIFNRNHNACNYGITVGVLAFLSCLLYLALDVYFPQISSVKDRKKAVLSDIGVSAFWAFLWFVGFCFLANQWQVSKHENNPLNEGADAARAAITFSFFSIFTWGLLTFLAFRRLRHISFQEEYNTLFPTSPAPLP comes from the exons ATGGAAGGGGGCGCGTATGGAGCGGGCAAAGCCGGGGGCGCCTTCGACCCCCAGACCTTCTTCCGGCAGCCTCACACTGTCCTGCGGGTGCTCTCCTGG GTGTTCTCTATTGTTGTCTTCGGCTCCATTGTGAATGAAGGTTACCTGAACCGCCCCGATGAGATGGAGGAGCACTGTATCTTCAACCGCAACCACAATGCCTGCAACTATGGCATcaccgtgggcgtcctcgctttCCTCAGCTGCCTTCTCTATCTGGCTCTGGATGTCTATTTCCCACAGATAAGCAGCGTCAAGGACCGCAAGAAGGCAGTGCTCTCGGACATCGGCGTCTCTG CCTTTTGGGCATTCCTCTGGTTTGTTGGCTTCTGCTTCCTGGCCAACCAGTGGCAAGTTTCAAAGCACGAGAACAACCCGCTGAATGAGGGGGCAGATGCAGCTCGAGCAGCGATCACCTTCTCTTTCTTCTCCATCTTCACCTGG GGCCTCCTGACATTTCTGGCTTTCCGGAGACTCAGACACATTAGCTTTCAGGAAGAATACAATACTCTCTTCCCTACCTCCCCCGCACCGCTGCCCTAG
- the SYNGR1 gene encoding synaptogyrin-1 isoform X1 has protein sequence MEGGAYGAGKAGGAFDPQTFFRQPHTVLRVLSWVFSIVVFGSIVNEGYLNRPDEMEEHCIFNRNHNACNYGITVGVLAFLSCLLYLALDVYFPQISSVKDRKKAVLSDIGVSAFWAFLWFVGFCFLANQWQVSKHENNPLNEGADAARAAITFSFFSIFTWVGQAFLAYQRYRIGADSALFSQDYTDPSQDSGLPYTPYTNEDDATDTVGTYQQPPPVDAFDAETQGYQTQTQNY, from the exons ATGGAAGGGGGCGCGTATGGAGCGGGCAAAGCCGGGGGCGCCTTCGACCCCCAGACCTTCTTCCGGCAGCCTCACACTGTCCTGCGGGTGCTCTCCTGG GTGTTCTCTATTGTTGTCTTCGGCTCCATTGTGAATGAAGGTTACCTGAACCGCCCCGATGAGATGGAGGAGCACTGTATCTTCAACCGCAACCACAATGCCTGCAACTATGGCATcaccgtgggcgtcctcgctttCCTCAGCTGCCTTCTCTATCTGGCTCTGGATGTCTATTTCCCACAGATAAGCAGCGTCAAGGACCGCAAGAAGGCAGTGCTCTCGGACATCGGCGTCTCTG CCTTTTGGGCATTCCTCTGGTTTGTTGGCTTCTGCTTCCTGGCCAACCAGTGGCAAGTTTCAAAGCACGAGAACAACCCGCTGAATGAGGGGGCAGATGCAGCTCGAGCAGCGATCACCTTCTCTTTCTTCTCCATCTTCACCTGG GTGGGCCAGGCGTTTCTGGCATACCAGCGCTACCGGATTGGTGCCGACTCAGCCCTCTTCTCCCAGGACTACACGGACCCAAGCCAGGACTCCGGCCTGCCTTACACCCCTTACACGAACGAGGACGATGCCACAGACACGGTGGGGACGtaccagcagccccctcctgtagACGCTTTTGACGCTGAGACACAGGGGTACCAAACCCAAACACAGAACTACTGA